The Raphanus sativus cultivar WK10039 chromosome 2, ASM80110v3, whole genome shotgun sequence genome includes a region encoding these proteins:
- the LOC108840516 gene encoding early nodulin-like protein 1, which translates to MVAIMKSLCLSFIVLASCATLFSVADANSFKVGGDGAWVVNPSGSYNTWAASRRFQVNDTLYFKYAKESDSVLHVTQADYDACNVKNPIEKFDSGETEVALNRSGPFFFISGNQEHCTKGQKLIVFVLGIKNQPKVPVSPAKAPSPAQPPKAHSPVSPVAPSKAPSTVQPPKSHSPVSPVAPGKAPWTAPAKAPWTAPAKAPWTAPTKAPWKAPAKAPWKAPAKAPRTSQPPKAHSPVSPVAPWTGQPPKAHSPVSPAKAPWTGQPPKAHSPVSPVAPAKAPSASPSKAPATSPATHTPPSKSPSPSSNSPPSPKSPSPAAPTKPSASPPAKPPTSPPATPADSAPTPSESTPPSDHNMAPAPSPKSAATVVTVTSVMSTLFGVAFTVFMFA; encoded by the exons ATGGTGGCCATCATGAAAAGTCTCTGTCTTTCTTTCATCGTCTTGGCGTCTTGTGCGACCCTCTTCTCAGTTGCTGATGCAAATAGTTTTAAAGTCGGTGGTGACGGCGCTTGGGTCGTAAATCCAAGTGGGAGTTACAATACTTGGGCTGCAAGTCGCCGTTTCCAAGTCAATGACACACTCT ATTTTAAGTATGCCAAGGAATCAGACTCGGTGCTACACGTGACGCAAGCAGATTACGACGCATGCAACGTTAAGAATCCGATAGAGAAGTTTGATAGTGGTGAAACCGAGGTTGCTCTTAACCGATCTGgtcctttttttttcatcagTGGTAATCAAGAGCACTGCACCAAGGGACAGAAGTTGATAGTCTTTGTCCTCGGCATCAAAAATCAACCCAAGGTCCCCGTTTCTCCGGCGAAAGCTCCGTCCCCCGCACAGCCACCGAAAGCTCATTCCCCTGTTTCTCCGGTTGCACCTTCCAAAGCTCCGTCAACAGTTCAGCCGCCTAAATCCCATTCCCCTGTTTCTCCAGTTGCACCGGGGAAGGCTCCGTGGACAGCTCCGGCCAAGGCTCCGTGGACAGCTCCGGCCAAGGCTCCGTGGACAGCTCCGACGAAGGCTCCGTGGAAAGCTCCGGCGAAGGCTCCGTGGAAAGCTCCGGCGAAGGCTCCGCGGACATCTCAGCCACCTAAAGCTCATTCCCCTGTTTCTCCAGTTGCTCCGTGGACAGGTCAGCCTCCAAAAGCTCATTCCCCTGTTTCTCCGGCGAAAGCTCCGTGGACAGGTCAGCCTCCAAAAGCTCATTCCCCTGTTTCTCCAGTTGCACCGGCGAAAGCTCCGTCAGCATCTCCGTCCAAAGCTCCAGCAACGTCCCCAGCTACACATACTCCGCCATCAAAATCTCCATCGCCGTCATCAAACTCTCCGCCGTCGCCAAAGTCTCCATCCCCTGCTGCCCCAACAAAGCCGTCTGCATCTCCCCCAGCGAAACCTCCGACGTCCCCACCAGCTACTCCAGCAGATTCGGCGCCAACTCCTTCTGAATCTACTCCACCCTCAGATCACAACATGGCGCCGGCGCCAAGTCCCAAAAGTGCAGCAACCGTTGTGACCGTTACTTCGGTTATGTCTACACTGTTCGGTGTGGCTTTTACCGTTTTTATGTTCgcttaa